CAAAGATGCATGCCAGGTCGCGAGGCCCTGTCCAGGTATTGACAAGACAGCCCACCGAAGGCCGTGCCAGAGAAGGCGGCTTGAGGTTCGGAGAAATGGAACGTGATGTTCTGATAGGTCACGGCGCGGCAATGGCTTTAAAGGAAAGGTTGCTTGATGAGTCTGACAGAGTGGTGGAATATGTCTGTTCCCACTGCGGTATGATCGCCACGTTAGATAAACGGAAAAATATCACGATATGTCCTAACTGCGGGGCTGAGACAGACATATACCCCGCTGAGATGAGCTATGCATTCAAGCTCCTGCTTGATGAGATAATATCCCTGGGCGTTGCGCCAAGGCTTGTACTTGAAGATGCGGTGTAGGAGAAGATTATGATAATTGCAACTCCAAAAAGAATAAAAGAAATAAAATTCGGTCTCATTTCACCAAAAGAATTTCGAAAAATGAGCGTCACAAGGGTGATAACTGCGGACACCTATGATGACGACGGTTTTCCCATTGAAATGGGATTGATGGATACCAAACTTGGTGTCATCGATCCCGGTCTGCGATGCAAAACATGCGGCGGCCGCGCAGGTGAATGCCCGGGCCATTTCGGGCATATCGAACTTGTAGCGCCTGTCATCCATGTAGGTTTTGCAAAGCTGATACGGAAGGTTCTGAGGGCCACATGCAGGAAATGCGGAGCGTTGCTTCTTGCACCGGATCAGAAAAAGAAATATGTTGAACAGATAAAAACACTTAAAAAAATGGGACAGTCGACAGAAGATATTGTCAGTGAAGTGTTCAAAGAAGCGAGAAAAGCCGGGACATGTCAGTACTGCAACGAAGAGCAGCAGGAGATCAAATTTGAAAAGCCGACCACTTATATCGAGAACGAGCATAAACTGATGCCCACCGATATTCGTTCCCGCCTTGAAAAGATGACGGATGAAGATATCGAAGTGATCGGCATGGATCCTCAAAACGCACGTCCTGAATGGATAATACTCACCGTATTACCCGTCCCGCCGGTCACTATGAGGCCTTCCATTACACTGGAATCAGGACAGCGAAGTGAAGATGACCTTACCCATAAGCTGGTGGATATTATCCGAATCAACCAGCGGTTCCAGGAGAACAGGGAAGCTGGAGCGCCACAGCTCATCATCGAAGATCTGTGGGAGTTGCTCCAGTATCACGTGACCACGTTCATCGATAATGCCGTCTCGGGAGTTCCCCCGGCAAGACACAGGTCGGGCAGACCATTAAAAACACTATCCCAGAGGTTGAAAGGCAAGGAAGGAAGGTTCAGGGGAAGTCTGTCAGGAAAACGAGTCAATTTCTCAGCGAGAACTGTTATCTCGCCTGACCCGAATCTGCGTATCTTTGAGGTAGGCGTACCTCTTGAGGTGGCAAAAGAACTTACGATCACGTTGAACGTGACGCCGAGAAATCTTGAGGAAGTAAAAGAATATGTAAAGCGCGGTCCGGAAAATCATCCGGGAGCTAATTATATTGTCAGAGCAGATGGACGGCGTGTAAAGATCACTGACAAGAATTGCGAGGAACTTGCCGGTCTGGTAGAACTGGGCTGGAAGGTCGACAGGCAGATAAAAGACGGAGATGTTGTCCTATTCAACAGGCAACCCTCTCTGCATAGAATGAGCATTATGGCTCATGAAATAAAAGTGCTGCCCTATAAGACTTTCAGGCTTAATCCAGCAGTATGTCCACCATATAACGCGGACTTTGACGGTGACGAGATGAACCTGCATGTGCCGCAGAACGAGGAGGCACGGGCCGAAGCCAAGATCTTGATGCATGTACAGGAAAATATCCTGTCCCCCAGGTTCGGCGGCCCCATTATCGGTGGCATTCACGACCACATATCAGGTCTTTTCCTGCTCACCAACAGCAAAGAAAAGATAAACAAGAATGAAGCACTCGAGCTTCTGGCAAAATCCGAGATCAGGGAACTGCCGGA
The Candidatus Methanoperedens sp. genome window above contains:
- a CDS encoding DNA-directed RNA polymerase subunit A' gives rise to the protein MIIATPKRIKEIKFGLISPKEFRKMSVTRVITADTYDDDGFPIEMGLMDTKLGVIDPGLRCKTCGGRAGECPGHFGHIELVAPVIHVGFAKLIRKVLRATCRKCGALLLAPDQKKKYVEQIKTLKKMGQSTEDIVSEVFKEARKAGTCQYCNEEQQEIKFEKPTTYIENEHKLMPTDIRSRLEKMTDEDIEVIGMDPQNARPEWIILTVLPVPPVTMRPSITLESGQRSEDDLTHKLVDIIRINQRFQENREAGAPQLIIEDLWELLQYHVTTFIDNAVSGVPPARHRSGRPLKTLSQRLKGKEGRFRGSLSGKRVNFSARTVISPDPNLRIFEVGVPLEVAKELTITLNVTPRNLEEVKEYVKRGPENHPGANYIVRADGRRVKITDKNCEELAGLVELGWKVDRQIKDGDVVLFNRQPSLHRMSIMAHEIKVLPYKTFRLNPAVCPPYNADFDGDEMNLHVPQNEEARAEAKILMHVQENILSPRFGGPIIGGIHDHISGLFLLTNSKEKINKNEALELLAKSEIRELPEPAGKENKEPYWTGKQIFSQILPKGLDLQFKAEICEHCDVCKGVDCENDAYVVIKDGVLERGTIDEKAIGAFKSVILDKLMKEFNPQVACKFIDDATRLSIRGIMRKGFSFGIDDEYIPPEAQTHINEVLGQASDKVEKLIAAYKAGELEQLPGRTLTETLEMEIMKELSKARDSTGDIAGRHLGMDNSAVIMARSGARGSMLNLTQMAACVGQQAVRGERIKRGYAGRTLPHFERGDLGSKAHGFVRASYKSGLSPTEYFFHAIGGREGLVDTAVRTSQSGYLQRRLVNALQDLEVQYDGTVRDTRKMIIQFKYGEDGINPMNSDFSKPEAIKRVIDSVMGGKE